In Brachypodium distachyon strain Bd21 chromosome 2, Brachypodium_distachyon_v3.0, whole genome shotgun sequence, one genomic interval encodes:
- the LOC100832136 gene encoding thiamine pyrophosphokinase 2 isoform X1 — translation MLWRTIRSMDVMVHSSSFLLPKIHQPAKTPANNYTLVVLNQHLPRFMPRLWAHAKLRICADGGANRIFYEMPQMTNDQDCETTRNRYIPEIIEGDMDSIRPEVKRFYSNQGSTISDKSHNQETTDLHKCISSIRHRTPSHEKSDLCVLVTGALGGRFDHEAANINVLYVFSDMRIIFLSDDCLIQLLPKTHQHEINIESSVEGPHCGLFPIGAPSTSTTTTGLKWNLSEAKMRFGSMISTSNIVDSEKVTVQSDADLLWTISLRNLT, via the exons ATGTTGTGGCGCACAATACGCAGTATGGATGTTATGGTACATTCTTCTAGTTTCCTTCTTCCAAAGATTCATCAGCCTGCCAAGACTCCAGCAAACAACTATACTCTAGTTGTTCTTAACCAGCATCTTCCACGATTCATGCCTCGTCTCTGGGCTCATG CAAAGTTGAGAATATGTGCTGATGGAGGAGCCAATCGCATTTTTTATGAGATGCCTCAGATGACCAATGATCAAGACTGTGAAACCACCAGAAATAG GTATATTCCAGAAATAATTGAAGGGGATATGGATTCTATAAGGCCAGAAGTAAAAAGATTTTACTCTAATCAG GGATCTACAATTTCTGATAAATCACATAACCAAGAAACAACAGATCTACACAAGTGTATTTCTAGTATCCGCCATCGCACACCTAGTCATGAAAAGTCTGAT CTTTGTGTTCTTGTTACTGGAGCACTTGGTGGAAGGTTCGATCATGAGGCTGCTAATATCAATGTTCTCTATGTGTTCTCGGACATGCGGATTATCTTTCTATCAGATGATTGCTTGATTCAACTTCTTCCCAAAACACACCAGCATGAAATCAATATTGAGTCGTCTGTAGAAGGACCACATTGTGGACTTTTTCCAATTGGAGCACCCTCTACAAGCACTACAACCACTGGCCTCAAGTGGAACCTGA GTGAGGCAAAGATGAGATTCGGGAGCATGATAAGCACTTCCAATATCGTGGATTCGGAGAAAGTAACGGTACAGTCCGATGCAGATCTCCTGTGGACAATTTCTCTGCGAAATCTGACCTAG
- the LOC100832136 gene encoding thiamine pyrophosphokinase 2 isoform X2, whose protein sequence is MPQMTNDQDCETTRNRYIPEIIEGDMDSIRPEVKRFYSNQGSTISDKSHNQETTDLHKCISSIRHRTPSHEKSDLCVLVTGALGGRFDHEAANINVLYVFSDMRIIFLSDDCLIQLLPKTHQHEINIESSVEGPHCGLFPIGAPSTSTTTTGLKWNLSEAKMRFGSMISTSNIVDSEKVTVQSDADLLWTISLRNLT, encoded by the exons ATGCCTCAGATGACCAATGATCAAGACTGTGAAACCACCAGAAATAG GTATATTCCAGAAATAATTGAAGGGGATATGGATTCTATAAGGCCAGAAGTAAAAAGATTTTACTCTAATCAG GGATCTACAATTTCTGATAAATCACATAACCAAGAAACAACAGATCTACACAAGTGTATTTCTAGTATCCGCCATCGCACACCTAGTCATGAAAAGTCTGAT CTTTGTGTTCTTGTTACTGGAGCACTTGGTGGAAGGTTCGATCATGAGGCTGCTAATATCAATGTTCTCTATGTGTTCTCGGACATGCGGATTATCTTTCTATCAGATGATTGCTTGATTCAACTTCTTCCCAAAACACACCAGCATGAAATCAATATTGAGTCGTCTGTAGAAGGACCACATTGTGGACTTTTTCCAATTGGAGCACCCTCTACAAGCACTACAACCACTGGCCTCAAGTGGAACCTGA GTGAGGCAAAGATGAGATTCGGGAGCATGATAAGCACTTCCAATATCGTGGATTCGGAGAAAGTAACGGTACAGTCCGATGCAGATCTCCTGTGGACAATTTCTCTGCGAAATCTGACCTAG